A segment of the Mogibacterium diversum genome:
AGTAGAGTACCAACTTGTTTTGCGTAGATTAAATAGTTCTGTAACTAATCCAAATCCATCAAGTGGAGGCACTGGAATCAGGTTAAATACCATCAGTGTTATATTGACCATTACTACATATAAAAATATTTTTGTTATGATTCCTTGAAATGAATCTTCTAGTATGGCCTCTCTGCCCCACATGTTAATAGAAAACCTAGTTATAAAAGCAAAAACTATTGCGATAATAAAATTCATAGATACGCCTGCGATAGAGACTATAAACTCATTTAGCCTAGGGTGCTTATAATATCGATTATCAATCTGAACGGGTATACCCCATCCAAATCCACAGAATATCAGTGCTGCAAACCCAAATGGGTCAATATGTTTTACAGGATTAACAGTCAATCTTCCTTGCATCCTTGGTGTCGGATCACCAAATGCATTAGATGCAAAAGCATGTGCAAATTCGTGAAATGATAACCCAACTATAATCCCCGGTAAGGTTAGAAGCATGTCAAAGAAGTATGTCTTTGGATTGCTTAATCCTCCATCCAGGAAATTCGTAATCAATAGTAGAATTAATATAATTCCTGGTCCAGAGCGAAGTAAATTTTTTAAATTATCTCTCATATCATCATCCTATTTTATGCAAGTACTCCATCGATACTGAATGTTTTACATTCAGTAATTCTAACATCTACAAGCTGACCAGTAATATCTCTCCCTGAAGAGACATTTACGAGTTTAAACCCATCTGTCCTTCCAGAATATGATTTATCATCCTTGCGGCTGGAGCCGTCAATAAGCACCTTGACAGTTTTGTCTGAAAGTCGTTCATTCTTCTCAAGCGAATACTTATTTACAACTTCATTTAGTCGTTCAAATCTCTCGTGCTTAATATCGTATGGTATCTGGTCTGAAAATCCAGCAGCAGGTGTCCCTTCTCGTGGCGAGTAGATAAACGTGAAAGCTGAATCGTATTTCACGTATTCTACCAACGATAATGTGTCCTCAAACTCCGCCTCTGTCTCTCCTGGGAATCCTACGATGATATCCGTAGTAATTGCAATATCTGGACATGCTGACTTAAGCTTATTTATGATATCGATATACTTCTCTCTATCGTATCGTCTATTCATGCGTTTCAGTACTGAGCTACTACCTGATTGTACAGGTAGATGTATATGTTTACATAGTTTTTCGCATGTCCTATAACATTCTATCAGCTCATCTGATAAATCCTTAGGATTAGAAGTCATAAATCTAATTCGCTCAAGTCCTTCTATGTCATTAATCGCTCTTACAAGAGTCGGAAAAGTATTCCCCTTGTCATCAATAAATGAATTAACATTTTGTCCAAGGAGCATAACTTCAATTGCTCCATCAGCAACCAGTTTTTTCACCTCACACACTACATCTTCAAGAGAGCGACTCTTCTCTCTTCCTCGTGTATAAGGGACTATGCAGTAAGTGCAGAAGTTGTTGCATCCATATGTTATATTAACAAGAGCCTTGTGCTTATGAAGCCTCTTTGATTCCTTTTCGTCTGGCACGATAGAATTATTTGCGGTAATAGAAAACTGTTTTTTGCCTGTTGATATTCTATCATTGAGAAGTCTAGGAAAATCACCAATAGTCTGCGTACCGAATACTACATCTACCCATGAAAAGCTCTTTTTTATCTCATCTTGAACACGTGGTTGCTGCGGCATACATCCGCAGACACACACAATTCTTGTATCCTTATTCTCATCACGTCTTTTTTTAAACTGCCCCAGCATTCCATAAAATCTCTTATCAGCATGTTCGCGAACACTGCACGTATTAAGTACTACAACTTCTGCTTTAAAAGGGTCGTCTGCTAGAACATATCCCATACTTTCGAGCATTCCCGCGATATTCTCGGAATCATGTTCATTCATTTGACATCCGAATGTTATAATATGATATCTCTTCATCTATTATTTGTTCTCTTGCTTCCTATCTCTATTCATGAGCATCTCGACAGCATCTCGTGGGTTTAGTTTACCATCGATTACTTCTTTTATAGCATTCGTAATAGGCATGTCAACCTTGAGCTTTTTAGCCAATTTGCTTGCCGCTTCTACTGTATAAATTCCTTCTACAGTGGTTTTAATTTCTGCAACTGCTTCTTCTGGTGTCATGCCGCCACCAATTAAAAGACCACATCTTCTATTTCTTGATAAATCAGAAGAACATGTTACCATTAGATCTCCGATTCCCGAAAGGCCGGAGAAAGTCTCACTGTTTGCGCCCATAGTTTCACCAAGTCTTGATATCTCGTGAATTCCTCTAGTCATGAGTGCAGCTTTGGAATTATCACCAAAATTCATGCCATCTGTGATCCCAGTGCCCAAAGCGATTACATTTTTTAGGGCCCCGCCAAGTTCTACCCCGATTATATCGTTAGTGGTATATACCCTAAAGGTTTTGCTCATCATTATATTCTGAATCTCTTTAGCAGCCTTCTCATCTTCCGATGCTGCTACAACAGTGGTCGGGTAATTACGAACAATCTCCTCCGCATGCGAAGGCCCAGAAACAGCAACATATTTATTTTTAATAAATTTCTTAGCAATTTGGGACATAGTCTTAAGAGACTTATTCTCTATTCCTTTTGCTAAGTTAACAATGATAGCATTTTTATCTATATACTTTGCATTCTTCTCGAGGAAAGCACCGAATTGCTGCGCTGGAATAGCAAATATAATTATATCTCGCTTACCGACAGCAGTTCTAATATTAGAAGTAAACCTAATCTTGTCATAAAGCAAAGCCCCTGGTAAATACTTTTCATTTACCCTACTTTCACGCGTATTATTTATATCTTCTTTATTACGACCATATATCGTTACACGGTGTCCGTTATGTGCTATTACATTAGCAATAGCAGTACCAAAACTTCCATTTCCAATTACTGATACTACCCTCTTATCTTCTGTTTTTAAGTGCGGAATATCAACATCCTTATAATAATCAATTGGTTTATCTGATACCTTAATTTTAGTGTGTTCTATAGCGGTTGCTTCACTCACAAGTTCATTATCTGAACCAATGATCATCATATCATCTTTTTCATCGTTGGCCCGTTCATCTGTACCACTATCGCTTTTCACATTTGTCTGTTCTTCATTATCTTCATGTTTGAGACTATTTTCAGATTCAGATGCGTTGGAAATCTTTTTATTGATAGCAGATTTTCCAGATGAATCAGAGATATTAGCAGTATCTATTTTATTAATATTCTCTGATTCATCTAGCTGCTCTCTTAGTTTCTCTTTAATTTTTGAACCGATGCTTAATTCCTTCTCTTCACCTTTCATCAGCCTCTTAATATTCCCACGATGAGTGAATAAGATTATAAATGTCATTATGATTGCAATCGGTAATGCTTTTGGGTAGTAATAAAGCATCAGAAACGGATATATCATCGCTGCAGTTATTGACCCAAGTGACATCTTTTTCGATGCCGCTGCTACAACAACAGCTATTAATGCTGCTGCAAACATACTAGGCCAATTTAAAGCCATAGCTGCTCCTAGAAAAGTTGCAACTCCTTTGCCTCCCTTGAATTTAAATACGACTGGATAGATATGTCCGATAACCACGGCAGCAAATGCAAGCATTGCTCCAAGATTATTAAATCTACCCTGTGCAATATGAACTGCTATAAATCCCTTAAACACATCTATCAGCAATGTGCATATTGCTGCTTTAGTCCCCAGAACCCTTAGTACATTAGTTGTTCCGGCATTTCCACTTCCAGACTTTTTGATGTCTATTCCGTAGAATCGGCCTATTAATGTTGCTGGGGATATATTACCGATAAGATATGCAAAAGTTACCATGATTATAAGCGGTAAATATTTCATTACTGATCTCCCTTTTTCTCATTAAATAAGAATTTGATAGGTGTTCCTTCAAAATCATACGCTTCACGGAGCTTGTTCTCGAGGTATCTCGAATAAGAGAAGTGCATCAGCTCTCGTGAATTTATATTGAATGAAAATAGCGGTGGTCTTGAACCTATCTGGCTAGCATAATAAATCTTGAGACGTTTACCTTTATCTGAAGGTGGCTGTCTCATCATTACAGCATCTTCAATAATGCTGTTTAGCTTTCCTGTCGTTATTCTCCTAGACCTGATTTCCTCAATCTTGGAAGCCTTGTCTATAATATCAAATATTCTTTTTTTCTCTAGTACAGATGTAAATATTATAGGTGCATATGATACGAACTGTAGATCTGCTCTGAGTGTTCGTTCATAGTCTCGCATAGTATTTGTTTCTTTTGCAACGAGATCCCACTTGTTAACCACTATCATCAGACCCTTACCGGCTTCATGAGCAATGCCAAGAATTTTCTTATCCTGTTCAGTAAGTCCTTCCATAGCATCAATCATCATGATGCATATGTCGCATCTTTCGACAGCCGTAACGGCTCTGATAACACTGAAGTGTTCAATGGAGTCGTTTACCTTGCTCTTACGTCTGAGTCCTGCTGTGTCAATAAGTGTATATTCCCTGTCTTTATAAGTAAATGGCGTGTCTATAGAGTCACGAGTAGTTCCAGCAATTGGCGAGACGATTACGCGCTTCTCGTTAGTGAGTGCATTTACTAGGGAAGATTTTCCCACGTTTGGCTTTCCTATGATAGCAATTTTAGTCGATTCTTCATACCCATATATTTCATCTGGAAAGCCTGCAACTATTGCATCTAGCAAGTCCCCGATGTTGAGCATATTGACAGAGCTGATTGCAATAGGCTCCCCTAATCCGAGTTCATAGAAATCATAAATATTATCGCCATACTTGGTTGGATTATCGACCTTATTGACTACAAGAATTATTTCCTTGCCGGTTCTACGTAAAATATCAGCAACGTCATGGTCTGCCGAAGTCAGACCTTCTTTGCCATCTACCATAAACACAATAACATCTGCAAGTTCCATCGCAGTCACAGCCTGCTCTCTCATCTGAGAGAGGATTACATCGCTCGTATTAGCCTCGATACCACCTGTATCGACAATAGCGAACTCCCTGCCGTTCCATTCAGTCTCTGCGTAGATTCTGTCGCGAGTAACTCCCGGGGTATCCTGAACGATGGCTTTTCTTTCTCCAATTATTCTATTAAAGAATGTAGATTTTCCTACGTTAGGTCTACCTACAACTGCGAGTATAGGTTTACTCATCGAAAATACCTCCTGCAAATTCCTTTGGGTCAAATTCCTTTAGGTCGTGAATTCCCTCACCTACTCCTATGAACTTGATCGGAAGATTATATTCATCAGTTACAGTAATAGAAATTCCTCCTCTAGCTGTTCCATCAAGCTTTGTAAGAACTATGCCAGTGATATCTGCGATTTCTGAAAATTCTTTAGCTTGGCTGATTGCATTCTTACCAGTGGTCGAATCAAGCACTATCAGCGTCTCCCTCGAAGCCTCTGGATACTCACGGCTGATGATTTTATCCATCTTCTCGAGTTCCTTCATAAGGTTGGTCTTATTCTGAAGCCTGCCTGCGGTATCGCATATTAGGACATCTATATCATTTGCCCTTGCAGACTGTACGGCATCATATATTACTGCGGCTGGGTCAGTCCCTTCTTCATGTCTAATGACTCGAACTCCTGAACGGTTTCCCCACTCTACAAGCTGATCTGCGGCCGCTGCACGAAATGTGTCCGCAGCTGCAAGCAGAACACTGTGACCGCGTTCTTTAAACATATTTGCCAGCTTACCTATAGATGTAGTCTTACCCCCACCATTAATACCTATCATCAGAATAACGAGTGGATAATCACTTGAAAGTTTATTTCTATCACCTTTATCAACGATTTCGGCTATAACATCTGCAAGTGCTCGCTTGATATCTTCCGGCTTGGTAAGATACTTTGCGTTAATACGCTTCCTTAGCATATCCATTATTTTATCTGTCGTTTCAATACCGATATCGGATATTACAAGTGACTCCTCGAGTTCCTCATAAAATTCCTCATCGATGTTTGGGTTACCGACGATTACATTGGTAACCTTTTCCGTAAATTTTCGAAATGTGCTTTTATCTTTAAAAAGTCCCATCTTTATCCTTTCCAGCTAAAGCTGTACAAGTTATCTATTCGTTCGAATACTCGCTTGGATCAAATCCGTCTTCAAACTTAAGTGAAAGCACTCTGGAGATCCCTTGCTCTGGCATTGTTACCCCGTAGAGCACATCTGCATGCTCCATAGTTGCTTTGTGGTGAGTTATGAGTGCAAACTGAACGTCTTCAAAGCGTTTAAGATAACTTGAGAATCTCTCGATATTCGCCTCATCAAGCGCTGCCTCTACCTCATCGAGAATACAGAAAGGCGTTGGTTTAGCCTTAATTACAGCAAACATCAGCGCAATCGCTGTCAGAGTCTTCTCTCCACCTGACATCAAATTGATATTCTTGAGCTTCTTGCCCGGTGGCTGTGCGATAATCTCAATGCCCGATGAAAGAGGATCGCTTTCATCTTCAAGTCTAAGTTCAGCGTGACCACCTCCGAATAATTCTCTAAAGCTGTGCTCAAAGTTAATGACCACCTTATCGAAATTCTCTTTGAACTTATCCCTTATATTGCGCTCCATATTGGTAATAATTGACCTGAGCTCCTTCATAGCTGTAGAAATATCGTTTTCCTGTGCCGTCATAAACTCATATCTCTTGCTTACCGACTTATACTCCTCAATAGAGGATATATTTACATCGCCTAGTTCAGCCATACGAAGCTTGATCTCCTTGGCTTCTTTATTACCAGCAGTGATACCAAAATCATCGTCTCTGATATCCTGTGCCTCCGCGAATGAAACTTCGAATTCATCCCATAGCTTATCCTTCTGCGTATCGAGCAGTGTTTCGCTCTTGGCGCTCTTAACCTCAAGCTTGTACTTAGCATCTTGTAGTTCATTTAGTTCATTTGCAAGTTTCTTTTGATCCTTAATAGCCTCTTCGTAAGCTGCCTTATTATCGTCGATAGATTCGCCTAGTCCCTTGATTCGCTCTTCGAGGTTTTGCTTAAATTCAGTAAGCTGTAAAATTTTCTCACTTGATTCGGCATCGCTACTGGTAAGCATATGATGCTTTTCCTTAAGCTCTTCATGTGCTTCTGCAGCCTCCTCCAGCTCATTTTCAAGGTCTGTAATGGTGTCTCTAACTCGTTCGATCAATTCGTTTAGACCGAGAATTCTCGCATCCTGCTCACTTAACTGAAGTTTATTTTCTAGTGTTATCTCACGAAGCTTATTAACGCGATCGTCGTACTTCTCAGCCTCTCCCATGAGCTCCTCAATATGATTATTGAGTCTAGTGATTTCTGCTTCAGCATCTGCTATTTCAGCTCTATGCTTCGTAACCATATCAGTGGCTCTCTCTATATCTCCATTAAGAGTATCGAGTTCACTTGCATAAAGGTCTTTGTGTGCACCGGCATCATCTGTCAGCTTTTTGATTCTCTCAAGTTCACTTGCGATTACACCTTTGTCAACTTCTATCTGCTGGAGCTCATCATATGCCTTTCCTCTAGATTCTTTGAGCTCTGCAATTTTAACATTAGCAGCTGTGATTTCTTCTCTAAGTGCAGTTATCTGTTCTCTATGCTTTAGAGCAGCCTCACTAAGTTCCTTAATTTCATTTTTGCGTTCGAGTATATTTGCAGACTTATTTTTAAATTTTCCACCTGTAATTGCACCACTAGAGTTGATAACTTCACCGTCTGTAGTAACAATCCTGTAGCCCTTGCTAGTCATCTTAGATATTCTAACTGCATCATCCATATTGCTAGTAAATATAACGCGTCCTAGCAAATACTCGAGAATACTGTGGTATTTATCTTCCGCTTTAACAATCTCAGATGCAACTCCAAGATATCCAGGAGCATTCTCAATCTCGCGCTCTGGATACTGTTTGTTATATCTAATAGATGATAGTGGTAGGAACGTTGCTCTCCCAGCCTTATTATCCTTTAGCCATCTTACCGCAGATTTTGCCGAAGCATCATCATCACATATGATGTTTTGCATTGCCGCCCCAAGCGCAGTTTCGGTTGCAACCTCATACCCAGCCGGAACTTTTATTAAATCTGAAACTGTACCGATGATCCCCCCAGTATGCTGTTTCATCAGCAATCTAACAGCATTGTTATATCCCTCATAGTTGCTCTCCATCTCTTCGATGGTATTTTTACGAGCAAGAGTTCTATTGTACTTATTGCTGAGGTCTTCTATCTGTTTTGCATTATTGCTAGTCTGATTTTCAAGCGATCTAATGTTTGCAATAATCTCATTAAGCTGACTTGCTGCAACATTCTGCTTATTCTCTACTTCTCTATACTGTTCTTCTAGCTGTTTAAGCTGGCGGGCATTCTCTGCATCAGTCTCGTCTTTGCCACTATACTCTTCGCTCAGTTTTTCTTTTCTGTCATTGAGCGTTGTTACATAATTCTCTAGAGTTGATATATCTGCCTTTCTAGTAATATTCTTGTTGCTAAGGCTGATGATATCATCTTTACTATTTTCAATCTCTGAATTAATAGCTTCCAGCTTTCTCTTACTCTCATTGAAGTCAGCTTCAGCTTTCTGAAGAGCAGCTAAAGCCTCCCCCTTCTCCGCTCTATATGATTTTTCATTTGCTTCTAGTTCTGCAAAATTATTATTTTCTGCCTCAAGTTTATTCTTCGTCTCTTCGATGACAGATTCGAGTCTTGTTAGTTCACGTTCAATGCCTTGAATCTTTTCTTCATTGACCTGTCCGCGGCTCGTAATAGTATTGAGCTCATCAATCTTTTCTAGAAGCTCAGCATTCGCTTCCTCGTATGCCTGATCAAGCATCGATGACTTATCTCTTATTTCCTCAATCTTAAGTTCAATGTTTTCAGATCTCTCATCTATAGCTCTAAGCTGATTTTCCATCTCGATAAGTTCATTGCGAGAATTTTCAACAGTGCGAATTAAACCATCGATATTGTGAATGATGATATTAACACCTACGTACTTATATCTGTCGCGGAGGACGATATATTCACTTGCCTTTTCAGACTCATCCTTCAGCGTTCCTATGCGGCCTTCAATTTCAGCAATAATATCCTTAACTCGCTCGAGATTATCAGATGCGGAAGCAAGCTTCCTTTCAGCCTCAGCCTTTCTACTCTTATACAGAACTACCCCCGCAGCTTCCTCAAATATCTCTCTGCGATTCTCAGGTTTAGTGCTGACAATTTCCTGAATCTTGCCCTGTCCAATAATTGAATATCCGTCAACACCTATTCCAGTGTCCATAAAAAGCTCTTTAATATCTCTCAGTCTACACTGGTTGCCATTTATAAGATATTCACTCTCACCAGATCTATACATGCGACGAGTAACCTGCACTTCGTTATACTCAAGAGGCAAAATGCCCAGTGAATTGTCTATAACAAGAGAAACTTCGGCCATTCCCTTAGGCTTTCTGGTCGCAGTTCCGGCAAATATAACATCATCCATCTTACCGCCGCGAAGTGATTTCGGGCTCTGCTCACCAAGCACCCAACGTAGTGCATCACTGATGTTGCTCTTACCACTTCCGTTAGGTCCTACAATGCATGTTATTCCATCATTTAAGTCTATGGTCACGGGATCTGCAAACGATTTAAATCCCTGAAGCTCTATTCGTTTAAAATACAAGCTATATCTCCCTTCGTAAGCGCATTTGATGCTGCCGCCTGCTCTGATTCCTTTTTACTTTTTCCTATGCCACGCCCAAGTTCTTCACCATTAGCCAAAACGGCTGTGACGAATTCTTTTCTGTGGTCAGGACCCTCCTCACGCACTAGCTTATATTCTATGCAAACTCCTTTTATGTGATCTTGTAACTTCTCCTGTAGCTTAGTCTTATAATCTTTATGCAGCTCTCCTTTGATTGCTAGTCTAATCTTATCCGAGAATAAGTCTAGAACTATTCTCTCAGCTCTCTCATATCCGCCGTCGATTATCATAGCACCAATTAAAGCCTCTACAGCATCGCCGACAATTGAAGGCTTTTGTCTTCCGCCCCCATTTTCCTCTCCTTTACCTAGTCTGAGATAATCTCCTAGATTCAGAGATTTAGCTACATCAGCAAGAGATTTTTCACAAACTACATCGGCCCTCGTCTTTGACAGAACGCCTTCATTGGCCTCCTGCATGATAACGAAGACTTTTTTTCCGACAATAGCATCGAGGAAAGCATCACCAAGGAACTCGAGTCTCTCGTTGTTAAACTCATAGCTTTTGCCATGTTCGGATGCGTAAGAACTATGTGTGAGAGCTATCTCAAGTAGCTTTCTATTATTAAATTTATATCCTAGTTTCTTCTCTAAGCTGTCCATAAACCTAACATCCATAAATTAGAAGCATTAACATCTTATC
Coding sequences within it:
- the smc gene encoding chromosome segregation protein SMC, with the translated sequence MYFKRIELQGFKSFADPVTIDLNDGITCIVGPNGSGKSNISDALRWVLGEQSPKSLRGGKMDDVIFAGTATRKPKGMAEVSLVIDNSLGILPLEYNEVQVTRRMYRSGESEYLINGNQCRLRDIKELFMDTGIGVDGYSIIGQGKIQEIVSTKPENRREIFEEAAGVVLYKSRKAEAERKLASASDNLERVKDIIAEIEGRIGTLKDESEKASEYIVLRDRYKYVGVNIIIHNIDGLIRTVENSRNELIEMENQLRAIDERSENIELKIEEIRDKSSMLDQAYEEANAELLEKIDELNTITSRGQVNEEKIQGIERELTRLESVIEETKNKLEAENNNFAELEANEKSYRAEKGEALAALQKAEADFNESKRKLEAINSEIENSKDDIISLSNKNITRKADISTLENYVTTLNDRKEKLSEEYSGKDETDAENARQLKQLEEQYREVENKQNVAASQLNEIIANIRSLENQTSNNAKQIEDLSNKYNRTLARKNTIEEMESNYEGYNNAVRLLMKQHTGGIIGTVSDLIKVPAGYEVATETALGAAMQNIICDDDASAKSAVRWLKDNKAGRATFLPLSSIRYNKQYPEREIENAPGYLGVASEIVKAEDKYHSILEYLLGRVIFTSNMDDAVRISKMTSKGYRIVTTDGEVINSSGAITGGKFKNKSANILERKNEIKELSEAALKHREQITALREEITAANVKIAELKESRGKAYDELQQIEVDKGVIASELERIKKLTDDAGAHKDLYASELDTLNGDIERATDMVTKHRAEIADAEAEITRLNNHIEELMGEAEKYDDRVNKLREITLENKLQLSEQDARILGLNELIERVRDTITDLENELEEAAEAHEELKEKHHMLTSSDAESSEKILQLTEFKQNLEERIKGLGESIDDNKAAYEEAIKDQKKLANELNELQDAKYKLEVKSAKSETLLDTQKDKLWDEFEVSFAEAQDIRDDDFGITAGNKEAKEIKLRMAELGDVNISSIEEYKSVSKRYEFMTAQENDISTAMKELRSIITNMERNIRDKFKENFDKVVINFEHSFRELFGGGHAELRLEDESDPLSSGIEIIAQPPGKKLKNINLMSGGEKTLTAIALMFAVIKAKPTPFCILDEVEAALDEANIERFSSYLKRFEDVQFALITHHKATMEHADVLYGVTMPEQGISRVLSLKFEDGFDPSEYSNE
- the ftsY gene encoding signal recognition particle-docking protein FtsY — protein: MGLFKDKSTFRKFTEKVTNVIVGNPNIDEEFYEELEESLVISDIGIETTDKIMDMLRKRINAKYLTKPEDIKRALADVIAEIVDKGDRNKLSSDYPLVILMIGINGGGKTTSIGKLANMFKERGHSVLLAAADTFRAAAADQLVEWGNRSGVRVIRHEEGTDPAAVIYDAVQSARANDIDVLICDTAGRLQNKTNLMKELEKMDKIISREYPEASRETLIVLDSTTGKNAISQAKEFSEIADITGIVLTKLDGTARGGISITVTDEYNLPIKFIGVGEGIHDLKEFDPKEFAGGIFDE
- a CDS encoding site-2 protease family protein, with product MRDNLKNLLRSGPGIILILLLITNFLDGGLSNPKTYFFDMLLTLPGIIVGLSFHEFAHAFASNAFGDPTPRMQGRLTVNPVKHIDPFGFAALIFCGFGWGIPVQIDNRYYKHPRLNEFIVSIAGVSMNFIIAIVFAFITRFSINMWGREAILEDSFQGIITKIFLYVVMVNITLMVFNLIPVPPLDGFGLVTELFNLRKTSWYSTVYQYGGIILLLMLLFGLVSKILHPLTSGIYSAILNGIILS
- the rnc gene encoding ribonuclease III, with product MDSLEKKLGYKFNNRKLLEIALTHSSYASEHGKSYEFNNERLEFLGDAFLDAIVGKKVFVIMQEANEGVLSKTRADVVCEKSLADVAKSLNLGDYLRLGKGEENGGGRQKPSIVGDAVEALIGAMIIDGGYERAERIVLDLFSDKIRLAIKGELHKDYKTKLQEKLQDHIKGVCIEYKLVREEGPDHRKEFVTAVLANGEELGRGIGKSKKESEQAAASNALTKGDIACILNE
- the der gene encoding ribosome biogenesis GTPase Der yields the protein MSKPILAVVGRPNVGKSTFFNRIIGERKAIVQDTPGVTRDRIYAETEWNGREFAIVDTGGIEANTSDVILSQMREQAVTAMELADVIVFMVDGKEGLTSADHDVADILRRTGKEIILVVNKVDNPTKYGDNIYDFYELGLGEPIAISSVNMLNIGDLLDAIVAGFPDEIYGYEESTKIAIIGKPNVGKSSLVNALTNEKRVIVSPIAGTTRDSIDTPFTYKDREYTLIDTAGLRRKSKVNDSIEHFSVIRAVTAVERCDICIMMIDAMEGLTEQDKKILGIAHEAGKGLMIVVNKWDLVAKETNTMRDYERTLRADLQFVSYAPIIFTSVLEKKRIFDIIDKASKIEEIRSRRITTGKLNSIIEDAVMMRQPPSDKGKRLKIYYASQIGSRPPLFSFNINSRELMHFSYSRYLENKLREAYDFEGTPIKFLFNEKKGDQ
- the miaB gene encoding tRNA (N6-isopentenyl adenosine(37)-C2)-methylthiotransferase MiaB — its product is MKRYHIITFGCQMNEHDSENIAGMLESMGYVLADDPFKAEVVVLNTCSVREHADKRFYGMLGQFKKRRDENKDTRIVCVCGCMPQQPRVQDEIKKSFSWVDVVFGTQTIGDFPRLLNDRISTGKKQFSITANNSIVPDEKESKRLHKHKALVNITYGCNNFCTYCIVPYTRGREKSRSLEDVVCEVKKLVADGAIEVMLLGQNVNSFIDDKGNTFPTLVRAINDIEGLERIRFMTSNPKDLSDELIECYRTCEKLCKHIHLPVQSGSSSVLKRMNRRYDREKYIDIINKLKSACPDIAITTDIIVGFPGETEAEFEDTLSLVEYVKYDSAFTFIYSPREGTPAAGFSDQIPYDIKHERFERLNEVVNKYSLEKNERLSDKTVKVLIDGSSRKDDKSYSGRTDGFKLVNVSSGRDITGQLVDVRITECKTFSIDGVLA
- the plsY gene encoding glycerol-3-phosphate 1-O-acyltransferase PlsY gives rise to the protein MKYLPLIIMVTFAYLIGNISPATLIGRFYGIDIKKSGSGNAGTTNVLRVLGTKAAICTLLIDVFKGFIAVHIAQGRFNNLGAMLAFAAVVIGHIYPVVFKFKGGKGVATFLGAAMALNWPSMFAAALIAVVVAAASKKMSLGSITAAMIYPFLMLYYYPKALPIAIIMTFIILFTHRGNIKRLMKGEEKELSIGSKIKEKLREQLDESENINKIDTANISDSSGKSAINKKISNASESENSLKHEDNEEQTNVKSDSGTDERANDEKDDMMIIGSDNELVSEATAIEHTKIKVSDKPIDYYKDVDIPHLKTEDKRVVSVIGNGSFGTAIANVIAHNGHRVTIYGRNKEDINNTRESRVNEKYLPGALLYDKIRFTSNIRTAVGKRDIIIFAIPAQQFGAFLEKNAKYIDKNAIIVNLAKGIENKSLKTMSQIAKKFIKNKYVAVSGPSHAEEIVRNYPTTVVAASEDEKAAKEIQNIMMSKTFRVYTTNDIIGVELGGALKNVIALGTGITDGMNFGDNSKAALMTRGIHEISRLGETMGANSETFSGLSGIGDLMVTCSSDLSRNRRCGLLIGGGMTPEEAVAEIKTTVEGIYTVEAASKLAKKLKVDMPITNAIKEVIDGKLNPRDAVEMLMNRDRKQENK